A single window of Colletes latitarsis isolate SP2378_abdomen chromosome 11, iyColLati1, whole genome shotgun sequence DNA harbors:
- the LOC143348122 gene encoding U5 small nuclear ribonucleoprotein 40 kDa protein, protein MPILDKRKGDDILALVPASKRTKNEVVFSSREKAVVQNGPPRTSSLFAPIMLLEGHQGDIFSLEFHPEGQYLASTGFDRQIFIWNVYGECENISAMTGHSGAIMELHFSPDGSHLYTASTDMTLGLWDIAAGTRIKKLKGHTSFVNSVSGARRGITQLCSGSDDSTIRVWDPRKRGQCYTLNNTYQVTAVTFNDTAEQVISGGIDNDIKVWDLRKNSILYKLKGHSDTITGLSLSPDGSYILSNAMDNTLRIWDVRPFAPYERCVKILSGHQHNFEKNLLRCAWSPDGSKVSAGSSDRFHYIWDTTSRRILYKLPGHNGSVNDIDFHPKEPIVCSGSSDKQIYLGEIETS, encoded by the exons ATGCCAATTTTAGATAAACGTAAAGGTGATGATATTCTGGCATTGGTTCCTGCCTCGAAAAGGACTAAAAACGAAGTGGTTTTCAGTAGCAGGGAAAAAGCGGTCGTACAAAAT GGACCCCCTCGAACCTCCTCTTTATTTGCACCAATTATGCTCCTCGAAGGACATCAAGGAGATATATTTTCACTCGAATTTCACCCCGAGGGTCAATACCTCGCATCCACAGGCTTTGATCGACAAATTT tTATTTGGAACGTTTATGGAGAATGCGAGAATATCTCTGCAATGACTGGACACAGTGGAGCAATCATGGAGTTACATTTTAGCCCAGATGGCAGCCATTTATACACTGCTAGTACAGACATGACATTAGGTTTATGGGATATAGCTGCTGGAaccagaattaaaaaattgaaaggtCATACTTCTTTCGTCAATTCTGTCTCGGGTGCACGAAGAGGAATTACACAACTTTGTTCTGGCAGTGACGATAGTACAATACGCGTATGGGATCCCAGAAAAAGAGGacagtgttatactttaaacaaTACATATCAG GTTACTGCCGTAACATTTAACGATACAGCAGAGCAAGTAATAAGCGGCGGAATAGACAATGATATAAAAGTGTGGGATCTGAGAAAAAATTCCATTCTTTATAAACTCAAAGGACATTCTGATACCATTACCGGCCTGAGTCTAAGTCCAGATGGCTCTTATATTCTATCCAATGCTATGGATAATACATTAAGAATTTGGGACGTTAGGCCGTTTGCTCCTTACGAACGTTGTGTGAAAATTCTTTCTGGACATCAACATAACTTTGAGAAG AACCTATTGAGATGCGCATGGTCACCAGATGGCAGCAAAGTATCAGCCGGATCGTCGGACAGATTTCATTATATTTGGGACACTACAAGTCGTAGGATATTGTACAAATTGCCTGGTCATAATGGTTCTGTTAACGACATTGATTTCCACCCAAAAGAGCCGATag TTTGCTCTGGGTCTAGCGACAAACAAATATATTTAGGAGAAATTGAGACATCATAA
- the Muc gene encoding dihydrolipoamide S-acetyltransferase muc isoform X2 — protein MIRTTTTLRNELARAILRSSVRTNIVRSMVIRCLHRKHLQRIQVHNTLRFTVTPWKQQLRFYADYPDHVRVQLPALSPTMETGTIVSWQKKEGEKLNEGDLLAEIETDKATMGFETPEEGYLAKILVPAGTKNVPIGKLVCIIVPDAASVDAFKEFKDDSAAAPPPAAAPAAPTPSTPPPTPVTPPTPAAVKLPTSSGDRIYASPLAKRLAIEKGLSLQGLKGSGLYGSITSKDLEGAGPALAAQPAAAAGAAGIPGGVEIPVSNIRAVIAKRLLESKQTIPHYYLSIDVKMDAALEMREQFNKMLEKDKVKLSVNDIIIKGMAMACKKVPEGNSAWMGDVIRQYNNVDVSVAVSTENGLITPIVFGADTKGIVQISKDVKALAAKAREGKLQPQEFQGGTITVSNLGMFGIKNFSAIINPPQSIILAIGTTETRLVPAKNEKGFTTAQYMSVTASCDHRTVDGAVGAQWLAAFKSLMENPTSMLL, from the exons ATGATACGAACAACGACTACTCTACGTAATGAATTGGCACGCGCTATACTGCGAAGTTCCGTGCGGACGAACATCGTGAGGTCCATGGTCATACGATGTCTTCACAGAAAACATCTACAGAG AATTCAGGTACACAATACCTTGCGTTTTACGGTGACTCCATGGAAGCAACAATTAAGGTTTTATGCTGATTATCCAGACCATGTCAGAGTACAACTTCCTGCACTGTCTCCTACCATGGAAACAGGTACCATTGTTAGTTGGCAAAAAAAGGAAG GCGAAAAGCTGAATGAAGGAGACTTACTTGCAGAAATTGAAACTGATAAAGCAACAATGGGTTTCGAAACTCCAGAGGAAGGCTATCTAGCAAAAATTTTGGTACCTGCAGGAACAAAAAATGTCCCTATCGGCAAACTTGTTTGTATAATTGTTCCGGATGCAGCTAGCGTGGATGCTTTCAAGGAATTTAAAGACGACTCTGCAGCTGCACCGCCGCCCGCTGCTGCACCAGCTGCTCCTACACCATCCACTCCTCCCCCAACTCCAGTAACACCGCCAACACCCGCGGCAGTAAAACTGCCTACATCCTCCGGTGATAGAATATATGCTAGTCCGTTAGCTAAAAGACTCGCGATTGAAAAAGGCCTTAGTTTACAG gGCTTAAAAGGGTCGGGATTGTACGGATCGATAACATCCAAAGATTTGGAAGGTGCTGGACCAGCTCTTGCTGCCCAACCAGCAGCAGCTGCTGGTGCTGCAGGCATTCCAGGAGGAGTAGAAATTCCTGTATCCAATATCCGAGCAGTAATTGCCAAACGTCTACTAGAAAGCAAACAAACTATCCCACATTATTATTTATCGATAGATGTAAAAATGGATGCAGCTCTAGAAATGCGGGAACAGTTTAACAAGATGTTAGAAAAAGACAAAGTAAAGCTCAGTGTTAATGATATTATTATCAAAGGGATGGCAATGGCGTGTAAAAAAGTACCTGAGGGTAATAGCGCTTGGATGGGCGATGTCATTAGACA ATACAACAATGTCGATGTAAGCGTAGCAGTAAGTACAGAGAATGGTCTAATTACACCTATAGTCTTTGGCGCGGACACAAAGGGTATAGTTCAAATTAGTAAAGATGTGAAAGCATTAGCCGCGAAAGCAAGGGAAGGAAAGTTACAGCCTCAAGAATTTCAAGGTGGAACTATCACTGTGTCGAATCTAGGAATGTTCGGCATTAAAAACTTTTCTGCTATTATAAATCCTCCTCAATCCATAATCCTTGCTATAGGTACCACTGAAACTAGGCTAGTACCTGCCAAGAACGAAAAAGG ATTTACAACTGCTCAATACATGTCCGTCACTGCCAGCTGTGATCATCGAACCGTGGACGGCGCAGTGGGTGCACAATGGTTAGCTGCTTTTAAGAGCCTAATGGAAAATCCAACATCTATGCTGTTGTAG
- the LOC143348324 gene encoding uncharacterized protein LOC143348324, protein MKKQGARKALETERSETKDAKNIKHDKEKFMFNNGDIYDGEYKLNYEKFLLVKQGKGVYITDNLDIYDAEWDNDTFADSEILIRYNENAQYRGKIDSYGTINGHGTYTFPDGSTIQADWLQNKPYTNVVYRESFGYTWIVEKMSENSISFSSGNHFWTDMLSDQSAAHSVHQNEPYRLNESDNGA, encoded by the exons ATGAAGAAACAAGGCGCGAGGAAAGCATTGGAAACAGAAAGGTCCGAGACTAAGGAtgcaaaaaatataaaacacgATAAAGAAAAGTTCATGTTTAATAATGGGGATATTTATGATGGAGAATATAAACTTAACTATGAAAAATTTTTACTGGTGAAGCAAG GTAAAGGAGTATATATTACCGATAACTTGGATATATACGATGCAGAATGGGATAACGATACGTTCGCTGATAGTGAAATTCTCATTCG gtATAACGAGAATGCTCAGTATCGAGGTAAGATCGATTCTTATGGAACAATAAACGGTCATGGAACATACACGTTTCCCGATGGATCCACTATTCAAGCTGATTGGCTTCAAAATAAACCGTATACAAATGTTGTCTATCGTGAGTCCTTTGGATATACGTGGATAGTTGAGAAAATGTCAGAAAAT TCGATATCTTTTTCTTCGGGAAATCATTTCTGGACCGACATGTTGTCTGATCAAAGCGCCGCGCATTCTGTACACCAAAACGAACCCTATCGACTCAACGAATCGGATAACGGTGCTTAA
- the Muc gene encoding dihydrolipoamide S-acetyltransferase muc isoform X1 has product MIRTTTTLRNELARAILRSSVRTNIVRSMVIRCLHRKHLQRIQVHNTLRFTVTPWKQQLRFYADYPDHVRVQLPALSPTMETGTIVSWQKKEGEKLNEGDLLAEIETDKATMGFETPEEGYLAKILVPAGTKNVPIGKLVCIIVPDAASVDAFKEFKDDSAAAPPPAAAPAAPTPSTPPPTPVTPPTPAAVKLPTSSGDRIYASPLAKRLAIEKGLSLQGLKGSGLYGSITSKDLEGAGPALAAQPAAAAGAAGIPGGVEIPVSNIRAVIAKRLLESKQTIPHYYLSIDVKMDAALEMREQFNKMLEKDKVKLSVNDIIIKGMAMACKKVPEGNSAWMGDVIRQYNNVDVSVAVSTENGLITPIVFGADTKGIVQISKDVKALAAKAREGKLQPQEFQGGTITVSNLGMFGIKNFSAIINPPQSIILAIGTTETRLVPAKNEKGFTTAQYMSVTASCDHRTVDGAVGAQWLAAFKSLMENPTSMLL; this is encoded by the exons ATGATACGAACAACGACTACTCTACGTAATGAATTGGCACGCGCTATACTGCGAAGTTCCGTGCGGACGAACATCGTGAGGTCCATGGTCATACGATGTCTTCACAGAAAACATCTACAGAG AATTCAGGTACACAATACCTTGCGTTTTACGGTGACTCCATGGAAGCAACAATTAAGGTTTTATGCTGATTATCCAGACCATGTCAGAGTACAACTTCCTGCACTGTCTCCTACCATGGAAACAGGTACCATTGTTAGTTGGCAAAAAAAGGAAG GCGAAAAGCTGAATGAAGGAGACTTACTTGCAGAAATTGAAACTGATAAAGCAACAATGGGTTTCGAAACTCCAGAGGAAGGCTATCTAGCAAAAATTTTGGTACCTGCAGGAACAAAAAATGTCCCTATCGGCAAACTTGTTTGTATAATTGTTCCGGATGCAGCTAGCGTGGATGCTTTCAAGGAATTTAAAGACGACTCTGCAGCTGCACCGCCGCCCGCTGCTGCACCAGCTGCTCCTACACCATCCACTCCTCCCCCAACTCCAGTAACACCGCCAACACCCGCGGCAGTAAAACTGCCTACATCCTCCGGTGATAGAATATATGCTAGTCCGTTAGCTAAAAGACTCGCGATTGAAAAAGGCCTTAGTTTACAG gGCTTAAAAGGGTCGGGATTGTACGGATCGATAACATCCAAAGATTTGGAAGGTGCTGGACCAGCTCTTGCTGCCCAACCAGCAGCAGCTGCTGGTGCTGCAGGCATTCCAGGAGGAGTAGAAATTCCTGTATCCAATATCCGAGCAGTAATTGCCAAACGTCTACTAGAAAGCAAACAAACTATCCCACATTATTATTTATCGATAGATGTAAAAATGGATGCAGCTCTAGAAATGCGGGAACAGTTTAACAAGATGTTAGAAAAAGACAAAGTAAAGCTCAGTGTTAATGATATTATTATCAAAGGGATGGCAATGGCGTGTAAAAAAGTACCTGAGGGTAATAGCGCTTGGATGGGCGATGTCATTAGACA ATACAACAATGTCGATGTAAGCGTAGCAGTAAGTACAGAGAATGGTCTAATTACACCTATAGTCTTTGGCGCGGACACAAAGGGTATAGTTCAAATTAGTAAAGATGTGAAAGCATTAGCCGCGAAAGCAAGGGAAGGAAAGTTACAGCCTCAAGAATTTCAAGGTGGAACTATCACTGTGTCGAATCTAGGAATGTTCGGCATTAAAAACTTTTCTGCTATTATAAATCCTCCTCAATCCATAATCCTTGCTATAGGTACCACTGAAACTAGGCTAGTACCTGCCAAGAACGAAAAAGG ATTTACAACTGCTCAATACATGTCCGTCACTGCCAGCTGTGATCATCGAACCGTGGACGGCGCAGTGGGTGCACAATGGTTAGCTGCTTTTAAGAGCCTAATGGAAAATCCAACATCTATGCTGTTGTA G